The genomic interval tatttaaaaataaaaaacaaaaaacaacagacaCACAGTAGACACTGCAATACATATTGAAAAGTCATTGGCATACACATGAGATGCCACAACTGTGCATACACATTCACCAGCCACTTCATTATCAGCCAATTACATGGCAGTaacaatgcatttaggcatgtagacattgtcaagacaacctcctgaagttcaaaccaagcatcaaaatggagaaaaaaggtgatttaagtgactttgaatgtggcatggttgttggtgatagacaggttggtctgaacatttcagaaactgctgatctactgggattttaaAGCACaatcatctctagggtttacagggaATGGTcctaaaagggaaaatatccagtgagttgtctgggtgaaaatgcattgttgatgccagaggtcagtgGAGAATTTTTTCAAGCTGAgggaaaggcaacagtaacttatATTACCACTTGCTACAATCAAGGTATGCACAACACATCTTGAAGTAGGGCTACAGCTGACAGGAGACCACACTgtgtgccactcctgtcagataAAAACAGGCAACTGAGTTTACAATTTGCAGTGGCACACCAAAATTGAACAACAGaacattggaaaaacattgcctggtctgattagtctcgatttctgctgcggcatcgtgccttgtatcaatggttcaggctgttggtggtgtaatggtgtgggcgatattttcttggcatacttttGGCTCCTTTgtaccaattgagcattgtttaaatgtcacagcctacctCAGCATTCTTGCTGACTATGTCCATACCTTAAGGACCATAGTGTACCCaacttctaatggctacttccagtagGATAATGTGCCAagtcacaaagctgaaatcatctcaaactggtttcttgaacatgacaatgagttcattgtGCTCAAATAGCCTCCACAAtaaccagatctcaatccagtaaaGCACCTCTGGGGTGTGGcagaatgggagatttgcatcagcaactgtgtgatgctattgtGTCAATATAGACCAAAATCCCTAAAGAATGTTCCCAACACCTTGCTGAATCTATGCcacgaagaattatggcagttctgaaggcacaAAGGGCTCCAACCTGGTACTAacaagatgtacctaataaagtggctggtgagtgtaaattaaaacacactttCAATGCAGACATCCATGCACGGTAATATGACAATTACAAACACAATCAACTGCATTTCCACAATAAACAAAGCACAAGACATTTATTTGCAAATCATAACCTAATATATTGTCCAACAGACACCCAGCTGGCATCACCCACATACTTATAGTACATACACATGAACATTCAGGTACATACCATGTTGCTGCTCACAGCACTTGCAGAAACATATGCACAGGAGAAGAATGATGGAAGCCAGGACAACTGAGAGAATGACTAGCTGTAGGGTGAAATATTGGTTGCTTTCACATGGAGGAATACCTGGGTTAAGAATAAAACTTtcaaatgaaaaggaaaacaattGAACATGATAGAGGCTTGTGTCTCATTAGCTCTACCATGCTGAAGTTATCACACAAAAGAACTGTTGTATTGGGCGGCCCCAAAGCCTCCTACCTTCCAAGCTGAAGGTCACTTCCTTCTTGCTGATCATGTTGCTGACCACACATGTATAAACACCGCAGTGAGAGGCCTGTAGGTGCACAAGGGACAGGCTGGGGGTACTGTGCAGCAAGGTTCCGTTTCTATACCAGGAGAAGTTGGTGGGATACCCCTCTTCAATGGCACAGCTTAGGGTCACGTTGAGGGGAGGGTCGGATGAGGAGACCAACTGATGGACAATTGGCTGAGAAATAGGGTCTGTGAAGGATAAAATCACACAACCAGCTCTTAGCCACCTGCCAGACGTTGCTCTTTTCAACTCTACTGGAGATAAAACATGGTACCTTGAACCAACAGGTGGACAACTCCCTCCTTCATAGTATCACACTGGTCAAGCACCACCACCTTGTAGAAACCAGTGTCAGTCCGTGACAGGTTGTGTAGCTCCAGGGACCATTTGTTCAGGAAAGCACGGCCTTGGTATTTGGAGTTCCAAACATGTTCATGTGTCATGGACCACTGCATGATGCGTAACCAGTTGTCTCCTTCCTGCACTTTCCACATGATAGACTTCAGTTGTACGTTTGTTGAGATGTTGACAGCTAATATCTCAGAACCACCTGACTGTCCCAGCACACTGGACAGTCCCACTTCCACATTTAGTTCATCTGACTGGcctgaagatgaaaaaaaacacaatgagaaAATTGCCCTAAATCTGAAAGAGACTGACCTTCTAGTCCAGAGAACATGCTACTCCAAACTTGGCCTTAGTTTCTTCCTCACCTTCATCTGCACCTACCTGTCCAGGCCAAAGTCTTGAGTATTTATTGTGTGTCCACAGGTTGGATGCTGTGACATGAGATTTTAACTTTTCAGATGACCAAATAAACCACCAGGCCAAAGCCAACCTTTGCACAAATTCAACAGCACTCACTGATATATTTGAACTCTGCTTGGGGTTTTCAGCTTTTCTCAATGACCATGCAGAACAGTCCGTGCAGAGCTACACATTTCTCTACAGTGATAGAGAAGTGGCTTGTGTGTCTATCCAGCAGCATCCTAGCGGTACTCATCAGTCCATGCAATACTGACTTCAAAATATTCAACTGTATGTTGCTGCAGTTATCTCT from Erpetoichthys calabaricus chromosome 9, fErpCal1.3, whole genome shotgun sequence carries:
- the LOC114656852 gene encoding CD48 antigen-like, which produces MYASCILAFQLYLMGHSAAECNSRQSDELNVEVGLSSVLGQSGGSEILAVNISTNVQLKSIMWKVQEGDNWLRIMQWSMTHEHVWNSKYQGRAFLNKWSLELHNLSRTDTGFYKVVVLDQCDTMKEGVVHLLVQDPISQPIVHQLVSSSDPPLNVTLSCAIEEGYPTNFSWYRNGTLLHSTPSLSLVHLQASHCGVYTCVVSNMISKKEVTFSLEGIPPCESNQYFTLQLVILSVVLASIILLLCICFCKCCEQQHDRTQVSEVDVIYEAMHPRVS